The Arachis ipaensis cultivar K30076 chromosome B07, Araip1.1, whole genome shotgun sequence genome includes a window with the following:
- the LOC107609436 gene encoding histone H4, which yields MSGRGKGGKGLGKGGAKRHRKVLRDNIQGITKPAIRRLARRGGVKRISGLIYEETRGVLKIFLENVIRDAVTYTEHARRKTVTAMDVVYALKRQGRTLYGFGG from the coding sequence ATGTCAGGTCGCGGAAAGGGTGGCAAGGGATTAGGAAAAGGAGGAGCCAAGAGGCATCGTAAGGTTCTCCGCGATAACATTCAGGGAATCACGAAGCCTGCGATTCGGAGGCTGGCAAGAAGAGGTGGCGTGAAACGAATCAGTGGTTTGATCTATGAAGAGACTCGTGGTGTTCTTAAGATCTTTCTGGAGAACGTGATTCGTGATGCGGTGACATACACGGAGCACGCAAGGAGGAAGACCGTGACGGCCATGGATGTTGTTTATGCTCTGAAGAGGCAGGGAAGGACCCTCTATGGGTTTGGAGGCTGA
- the LOC110265022 gene encoding uncharacterized protein LOC110265022, producing MDDRVVLKIYYYGQILLQTYEGVQFVCENPLDVVIPFTLSFEELKGVICEKIGTQRCRRISCILYRYPLPVFGGFVQFQTKYVMDEASMQEMFSMYMENRHRISCIELYIEFEQSEADRNIELEDYNSESEDEFESNYEIVGPGEDEEAAVGAMNADVAEVANALANPHSFQEPSFMRSLDLGAMHAPEFPQYMNTAPPVVADGEFTVGMEFSFVDMV from the exons ATGGATGATAGAGTTGTATTGAAGATTTATTACTACGGACAGATCTTATTACAAACATACGAGGGAGTTCAATTTGTGTGTGAAAATCCATTGGATGTTGTTATTCCGTTCACATTGTCATTTGAGGAGTTgaaaggtgtgatttgtgagaagataggcACGCAAAGATGTAGGAGAATTTCGTGTATTTTGTACAGGTATCCTTTACCTGTGTTTGGCGGGTTTGTTCAATTTCAGACCAAGTATGTGATGGACGAAGCGAGTATGCAGGAAATGTTTTCAATGTACATGGAAAATCGCCACCGAATATCGTGCATCGAGTTATATATTGAGTTTGAGCAATCTGAAGCGGACCGTAACATTGAGTtggaagattataatagtgaaagcgaagatgaatttgaaagtaactaTGAGATCGTCGGTCCAGGTGAGGACGAAGAAGCAGCTGTTGGCGCCATGAACGCAGATGTGGCGGAAGTTGCAAATGCACTAGCAAACCCGCATTCGTTTCAAGAGCCATCTTTCATGCGGTCGTTGGATTTGGGGGCTATGCACGCACCGGAGTTTCCGCAATATATGAATACAG CCCCTCCTGTTGTGGCGGATGGTGAGTTCA